A genomic stretch from Streptomyces sp. QL37 includes:
- a CDS encoding 4a-hydroxytetrahydrobiopterin dehydratase — MPAQPLSADEIEAGLRELPGWQLEGDRITRTYRLPSHFAAAGLTVHVAQIQDELNHHSDLTLGYNTVALAVHTHDAGGAVTRKDLALAARVEAVAAGHGAE; from the coding sequence ATGCCCGCTCAACCGCTGTCCGCAGACGAGATCGAGGCCGGTCTGCGAGAGTTGCCCGGCTGGCAGCTGGAGGGGGACCGGATCACCCGTACCTACCGGCTGCCCTCCCACTTCGCCGCCGCCGGGCTGACCGTCCACGTCGCCCAGATCCAGGATGAGCTGAACCACCACTCGGACCTGACGCTCGGTTACAACACGGTGGCGCTCGCCGTGCACACGCACGACGCGGGTGGCGCCGTCACACGCAAGGACCTCGCGCTGGCCGCCCGGGTGGAGGCGGTCGCCGCC